Below is a window of Onychostoma macrolepis isolate SWU-2019 chromosome 06, ASM1243209v1, whole genome shotgun sequence DNA.
actaagattaataaatgctgtagaagtattgttcaatcttagttcatgtttactaatgttgttaactaatgttaactaatgaaccttattgtaaagtgttaccatatatacagtataaaaccattaatGACAtagataaatgaaaatgtataataaagtGCTGCCAAATGCTTTTTGGCTCTTATTTAAAGCTTCAGAGGCTGCATTACTGCATTCATTTTGTTCTACattcattgctcttttgttcagTATGTCTTTTCATATACAAGCTGAGTGAAGTGCCATTAACAGTCAGATGGTACCTTACTAAAATGACCTCTCCAGGTGCAGTATGGTGCCTCCTAATTAACGCTTTACTCTAATAAACACACTCCCAAGAAATACAGCTATTACCATCTGACATTTCGCTGTCGTCATTTCAAATGTGCCACaatgaaatgaatgtttgtTGTGTTTCACAGTTAATTACCAATAAAATGCAGAAATCAGGATGCTGCCCCCGAAACCCCTTAATTGCAGCATCTGTACGTAATAGCAGGCGATTGGACCATAACCagttatttctaattattgatGGGTGGTAACATTCAGAAGGGCATTCGTTTTATTTTGTCTGTGGAATGGCTAGATCAAGGGTTATTTTTAAGCGGCAACTCATAATTGTTCTGATCGGTAAACTTTaaacaaacatgattttttCCAGGTGTCTTGTGGCATGGCATACTCATTATGTGTGCAAACAGCAGCTAGACAATAAACAAGTTCATATCATCTCTAAACAGTCTTCACGCTTAATAATAAGATATTTGACTTATGAATTACAGACAATTGCCTAAGGACATGGATAATGAAGGGTAAGAAGCTGTTGATCAATCTAGAAACATAATATTATAGATGTTATCTAGGTAATTTAGTTTAATAGACCATGAGATTTGTTCTCAAAGGACCAAGGGTGTTTTATCtcataaaaaaattgaaaaaaagatCAAGcactacaaatatatgtattttttacatCTAGACGACAAATAAAAGTTATGCTTTATAATACGAAAACAAAATATGCTTCATAAATTTAATAAGTAGTATTTTATATACTCTAAACTATAACCTGTGTaaacatcaaatatggtaacaaatataaaaccaaAAAGGAGATTTATTATGCCACTTCTAAGAACCATAGGGGTACATTTCATAACTAGTTAGTTTATgaagtgtgaaagtgttcagaagctgaaaaacagagggaactttaaataattttaatcatgCACATTTAATTAACACCTAgctttaaagaaaaagaaaagtgttttaaaatgggTAGAGGATAATTGAAATCATTTCTGTCTGAAATGAAAATACAGACTGGGAGCTCAAACAGACTGATTCCTGGAAGTTTTGTTTAGGAAGAAAGTAAGTTTTGGCTGTGTTCCAAAACCATGTGAGCTGCCTCTCTAGTCATCACAGGTGTGCTCCTGACGCAAAGGCTGAAGCACCATAATTCTGCTGAGGCAGCATAAAGAGGAAGCCTTCAAAGACTCCTCCACTTGGCCAAATACTAAAGCAGAACTATGTATGAATTTCATGCAGAAAGCTATTGCAGATTGCAGAtctctgtgaaaataaataaataaatacattcaagTTGTTGGATGAGGCAAGATAAATATTCAGTATCAAAATGtatcaacctggtctcatggcataaacgtacctggggCACTTTTTAGCCAGACCGtgcattttaaataagtgtATATTGATCAAACAATGTCAGCTTCATCTCTCATTCCCAAGTGAAAATGTAGAACATCAGTAAGAACACTGCATGTGCTTcagaataaattaaagctaacgttaagttaatgttagttaatttATGCATTGATTGAGGTCACTAGTAGCTAGATTTTCACAATACCACAGTAGTGAATGTATTATAGAAATGCTAAGAACACTTGTTCACTTACACTAATGTGATCATCCGCAATATCTTTTAAATTAGTGTAACTGTGAGCATTTGTTACCACCATAAAACTCACAAAAACATTGCACACAAATATTGGGCAGTAACTgttcaaaagaataaaaaatttcAACTATACATGTCTACCTcttctcatggcataaacgtacctgggggcactttttagcgagacgcgaaaaacgtaccaataagtagatatcactgcagtttccaaaagaaatttGTTTGAAtaccgtgtaactacggttagacaaaacagttcaaatttgcatataaggaagttcaaatagcatggttgcatcaacaaatgcatttttatatcagttttgcatttgtcaacattatcgggttgggtttggtgtagggcatatttccaacacgatagagcattaatttTTAGCGGATATTTGATTTCTGAAAAGCTGCAAtatgtatctgaagcaacgtaataaaaacacagcaatacgtacctatATCAACGTCTTAAAAATGTGCCAGGGTTTATGTATTGAACCCAtgttttagcaccactcagtGAACATTTCTCTATGAAATTGCGGCGAAACGTGCTGTAAGGTACTAAAAAGTGCCCCCAGGTacatttatgccatgagaccaggttgaaaatgtaatatttggaaaagtgtgGGGAAAGAATCCACTTGCATAATGCCTGGTCAAGATGTTTTATTCTCTTCTGAGAAAATTctctaaaattacatttaaaactatCCAAACAAAGTCACTAACAAGGCAGAGATTAGTGAAGGGCCAATAATGTTCATGCCACATGAGAATTGcatgtttatttgcatgttgAGAATTGCTTGTTAAATTGGTCCAAATCGATGAGGGTTCACTTCCGTTAGTATGCTGCCTTGAAAGGCAATTGCACATGTAGGCAGTAGACGGCAAGACAGATCTCTCTATAGGTTTTAGAACAGAGCCTTTGGGTGAATTTATCGGAGGAAAGAAATTTGTGTCCCTTCTTCTTGATGGAGTGAACACTTtcttctttattttgttttgataaaACCAagtactgttttattttaaacttctgacaaatctgttttaaaaatcatttgaacCACAGACAGTAAATTACTAGAGAAAATAAGTTTCTGAACTATTTTGAAAGTTGTTTGTGACACACAAAGAATGTCACAAAATCGTATATTGCACCATTTCCCCCTCTTTTCTAAACAACCTCTAGCAGTGGATGACAAGGGCAAGCATTCTCAAAAGTGTGCCTGTAAAATGGGAAAAGAAACGAGAAAGTTCTGGGCCTGTAATGACTGAGAGTGAATTAAATAACCTGAGGTGGGCAAACAGACTACACTTAAGCATCAGGACGGCCAGTATTTTGGTTCCTCCAGCTGTAAGGGCTCCTGTGGTCAGCTGGGGCCTTGAGGGCCCTCCTGGCTCAGCAATCCCACAGGTTTAATAGATAGTTCCCAATTAACTATACCAGTCTAACAACTAGACTGCTCAGGAACAGGCTGAAATGTGTGTGGGGTTACATTTCTTTAATTTAGACTATCAGAGAACTGGCCCTTGAGGGACCCTCAAACCTCTCAGATATGGGGAAAGAGGAAATTTGAAGTTTGCTGATTTCTCTCTCTTGCTTCCTTCCTTCCTAAACCCATTTGGAGGCAGAATCAGGTATTGTTGTAGTGGAAATGAATTTGGCTAGTCTTTGTCCTGAGGATATGTACTGGATCGCTATATTTAAGTGCTAACGACAGCTCAAATGCTGTGATTTCAGTATAATTCGCTGTAGTTTTACTTGTCTGCACAACTTACAGTTTTGGACACTAATTCATTAGAAGTGTTTGCTAAGACAAGCAGCACCAGTACCTTTTCTCATTTAGGCAAAGAAAAatcatcaatatttttattcaacaaggacaaataaaattgatcaaaagtgacaattacactgttacaaaacatttctatttctcactttctattcatcacaaTTTCCaattacaaaaagtattcaTTGTCATACAGTGCTTTGAGTGACAGTTCAGAGTTGTTGAACTATTAGACACCCAAACCGCAGCTGGGGTGAAGTGTTGACCATAAACCAGGTGACAAGAGCAGTGAAGACTTTAAAACCCTGAGGCTGAAGAAAGCCACTGAAATCTGGGGGAATCATCCCTACCAACCCTTCCAAAGCCAGCTGAGGGCATGAGGATCCTCAGAAAGGCCAGCATAGCTTGTTTTTACACTAAAGGCCAGAGGACAGAGAGGATAGCTGGTCCGTGTCAAGAAAAGTATGACCTCGTAAGGCATGAGTTGTTTTACATCAAATAACTTTACCATTCTGGGGGCGTCCCAAAAGACCTGATGATATATAGGGTGTCATGATATTCCACTCTTTTTTAACAAAAGCATGGTCTTGCTGTCAGAGCAtcacatttaaattacattaaaagcaCTGTTTTAAAGGCAACATCTAAAGGATTTTCCCTGCTTTattgaatgatttctaaaggatcatatgacactgtagactggaataatgatgctgaatattcaattttacatcacaggaataaattacatttcaaaatatattaaattagatcattttaaattgtaatatttaacaatttactgtttgtattgtatatttgattaatgagtgagcataagacacttaaaaaaaaaaaaaaaaccttaccagCTTACCAGCTCCAAACATTTGGGTTGTAGATTAAAGGTACAATAGCATCATACAACAACCTGTTAAAAGTCAACATTAATTGCTGTTTTTTACTTCTGTAATTTGACGTATTTtgagtgaaacaggatattcaatAATGAGAAATGTAGAGCAGGACTTCATTTTATCCATCAGTAATTAAATGGATCATGAAAAGTGGCACTTCGCACTATTACATTACAAAATCAAGCCAGAGTGAATGCAAATCATTTCAGAGGCCAagcaatttattacattttgattaaatattacaaagacattttctttctttggaATGTGCATAAAGAAAGTAAACAGAACcagtttttttaatgtgttgacTTTAATTCTAAGGGTCAGTTAGGGatgcaataaacataaaaaaaataataaaatgctaaaactgGACATAGTATATGACTCCCATTTGTAtccattcagattttttttttttctcgaatATGTAGCTTGTTCAGCATCAGCAACCTCTGCTTTTCATCTAGTCTTTCAAGCTAAATTCTGGGCCACAGTTTGAAGGAAGAACAGCTCTGTGTTCATTTCTGGTTCGCATGTCCCACAGAACCAGGACATGGCTCGGCTTTGCATCCcaatgttttgttatatttatagaGCGTTTGCAACTCTCTGTCTAGAGAGGCAGAGAGCATGTCCATACTCCCCTGGCATGAGTCTGTATGAAGGGTGAGTTCCATCTGCTCCTGAAGGAGCTGCTGTAATCAGGTGGTGAGAGAATGGCCTCTCCATCCCCACTCATCTGCTCTCCATCTCAGATGCACTCAGTGGGACAAGAGTTATGCCTGGGCAGGTCCTATTAATGTCGGTGGGCTTCGAAGAGAAGATGAGATGCGCAAACACACAATTATTTGTGTGTACATGGTGGAAAAGATGTGGCTTCCACAAATGAACTACGTTAGGGGTTTGTAAAGCACACACCATGCACAAATCTACTTACCGTGTGTGCCTGCCACAGCAAATGTAATTTAGGTGAACAAAATGACATCTTGTGAACTATTGTTTGCCCCTATGAGACCGACATGACGTGTGCGTATGTGTGCGTGCACGTGTTTTAAAAGCGCCTAACCCATTTCACTCCCTAAACAAATCATGCCCAGCCAAGTGCTTAGAGAACAGGAGAAAAAAATCAATCAGGCAATTATCTTGATTCATCCCGCCATGTCCCAGAGTCCCGTTCTGAACTGAGAAAAGGCACACAAAAACATTGTGTTGAGTTAAACATCATATTGGCCATCTGCAATGGGCAATGCTGCAGTGCAGACagactgagagagaaagagatggacaaaaaaatatatatgttggATGCAATTAATGGAATATttgacaattatttaaaatataataatttttttttaaattataataatcagtacagtttaaattagattaaatgtttaaatatgccGCATTCAATTGCATTTAGTATTTTATTCCATTGATTAACTTGACCTGAACTGCACTGGGCTGTTATTATAACATATATCCCAGCTTGCTTGACTTCTTTTCAACAAGAGTGTTGCACTTgcactaaaaacacacagtaAGATTTTGCTTTTCACTCTGAATTGAGGTAAGCCTGTAAACTAGACGTATAACTCAACTGGCACTGTAAAGTTAAGCATGAACTCGACCTGAACCTGAAATCAATTACTTTCTTGTCAGCTCCAAGTGAGTAGACCCAGATACAGATTCTCGTATGCTCTGGCTCTGAgatgattgtgtgtgtttgtgcagataATCTAAAATGAACATTCATCATGCCCCTCATATGTGCAAAAAAAAGCTTGAAAACAAAGGTGGATAGCTCACCTTTTAATGTTTGCTTCATGCTTGTTGTTTGTTAGACATGCATACAAAAGTCatagaaatgaaaatgatatacatacaaatgtaaaatatataatataataaaaatgaattttgcaaTGACCTGCACTGTGTATCACAGATATATAAGAATTAAAGCATTATGGCATGACTGTAGGCACAAGGCAAGTATGTAAACAAGTATGGATAATGTCCAAAGACGCTAATGATGTACAATCTGCCACTGCTAGTTCAAAAGATGTGTCCAAACCTCCATAACTAATTCAAAAACATCACATTAGAGCTAGCTGTAGCCCAGGTCAAAGTAAGGCATAATTGATAATCACAGTGCAGGGAAATAAATAGCCAAGTTCTTAGTTGTCCagaaaattttatttcaataaaataaaattgaaagtTACATTATgttcaaacaaatgtaatagaAACATGTTGCCATAAATCTTACCCAATGACATAATTGATTGAAGTCGACGATCCACCAGTTAGCTGATTGGGAGACGATTGGTAGCTCCGccccagagagaaaaaaattagCAAGAGAGAAGGCGAATGGGTTGAAACTTAGAAAGAGATGTTTTCCatttatattgaaaacagttttgttgGGGCGATGTATTATATGAACCACgagataaattattttattttgtctggTATTTGAATTTCTGATGAAAGATACTGATTTTGTGACAGAAATGTGTTTAATGAATAATGCTGGATGGAAATTCATCTGAAGGTCATGATAATTGCAAGTGTCATATTAATTGTCCGGTTATGCGCAAGCcgggtttttattttattttttatttttttggttaagGTGTATTTTGTTCGAGAAACCACTAGCAGACCTTGGACTGTTTATTCGAAAAAGGACATTGATGGCGAACCGTAGCGAACTGGATTTCTTGGATTCTTTGCATTGGACAACTGGATGAGtacatttgttttttagttCTTTCACGCATCATAATACACAATCGAGCAAACGGAGCCCTTAAGCACTCGTAAATTTGATGGACTAAGTGttcacacagactgatattGATTATTTTCACCATAAAGACAGAGAACTTATTCATAACCATATTTTATGTGAATATTGTATTCTGTTTATCTAAGTGTGTTTTGAATTGaggttttgttgttattttgttgATTCGTTTCCTAATTGTGATGTGGATACCTACCTGAGTATTCCAGTGTATAACTGAGTGGTACGACTCCAAATTGTTGACATAACCTGTGGGGAAAAACAATACATAGTTAGTTATCCCTTTATAGGGCACTCATTGAAATACCTGGAGTGTTATTGGAGGTTGCTAAAAGACTTTTAAACTTttgtgactttaaaaaaaataaaatccttttTATGTTGAAAATCAAGGTCAATGAAGTTACCATATATGGTTCCTCGCCAGTCTAtggtcattttttttccccaaaaagcatatacatttaaaatataagaaacatatataaaatataaataaatacatgaaaccTATATGAATTTCATAGAACTTTTATTTaggaacatttttttcttttatttaggaacttttttttttcatgtgtcatAACTGTAGTCCAGTCACTTATGCAACGGCTTCATGGTACTTGATGAAGCAGCTGCGTTCAGCATTGAGGCACAGGTGGACCTTACAGACCCTGCAGACCACATTTGACCTCAAAATGTTCCTCTTCCTGCTGCAGTACTTGCAGGTCTGGCGGTTGGTGTAGACAGGGGCATGGAACAGGGACGTGTCAAACCGCAAAGAAGCCATCCTCAGAAGCCCTGGCAAACAACTTAAATCCCCATTTGTCCGGCTTGCTCTTGATGTACTGCCTCAGGTTGCCAGCTGTCTTGCCTTTGTAGGCAACCATAACTTCGTCCACAGACTGCTTGGGGGTCTGTGGCTCACTCCTGAAGACAGTAACCAGGTGGTTGAACAGTGGCCGGACTTTAAAGAATCTGTTGATGGTGCCAGGGATCTGGGTGTTGTCATTAAAGTGGACAAGCCTTCTCATCAGCCTGAACCTCTTAGATGACATGATGTTTGCAACTTGAGGGACCCTGGTCTCCATTGCCCAGTAGTCCTAAATGGAGGGCAGCTCAGAAATCCCCATGTAGAGGAGGATGGCCACAAAGTTCCTCACCTCATCTTCAGTGGTGGTGAAGGTGGTGTTGACGTCCTTCTGGGTTGCATACAAGTTGGATTGGTATGCTATATGCTTGATGACACGGGGGCTGAAGTACTTACTGAAGTAAGCATATGGAGTCTCGATGAAGTCAGGGGGAACGTGCTGGTACACAGGCAGGGCTTGGTTGTCCAGGTCAACCTTCTTCCAGGTGGTTAGCCTGGATGCTGGCTTCCCCTTCTTTGTGGGGCCCTTGGCTTGTGGTGCTGGCTGgtcttcatcctcctcctcttcattGTCGTCGTCTTCGTCCTCAAGCTCCTCCACTGCAGTCTGCACACACTTCCTC
It encodes the following:
- the LOC131542848 gene encoding piggyBac transposable element-derived protein 3-like → MGPSAKRKCVQTAVEELEDEDDDNEEEEDEDQPAPQAKGPTKKGKPASRLTTWKKVDLDNQALPVYQHVPPDFIETPYAYFSKYFSPRVIKHIAYQSNLYATQKDVNTTFTTTEDEVRNFVAILLYMGISELPSI